The following proteins are co-located in the Doryrhamphus excisus isolate RoL2022-K1 chromosome 15, RoL_Dexc_1.0, whole genome shotgun sequence genome:
- the btbd17b gene encoding BTB/POZ domain-containing protein 17 — MIMHSRNQWFPLGIGLTTLILLGSFASVEGAALKLDASPDVSATVLNHSMSLVQRMESLLAAGNGSDVTLRVHTINTDEVKVIQAHSLVLTMQSDVFEELLLNRNNGTVVLRETPDCAAVFDKFIRYLYCGDVSVRLDQAISLHKLASKYQVWGLQQGLTQYMTQHLSSDSPTGHVVAWYNYALQTGDMALRDSCLQYLSWNLSSVLQSQEWGSISEDLLLSLLQRSDLILQSELELYEALELWINQNQPGTKTVETALKAVRYGMIPPQYLFRLQKQSALMQKYYESIRDLLYLAFQFHSASPITLAKYFDVNCSIFTPRNYLSSSWGSPWIINNPTRDDRSFSFQTQLGPSGHDTSKRITWNSLFSPRWLPLSARSTYTEMGAMQPTRTEGGRPRIIVTPATSSSDFAGVSFQKTVIVMARQQGKVVVRHVYNFHQSTEEAGDFLAGADLQRRASDYLIDSSLYLHVVIKPLYHTLLVARK; from the exons ATGATCATGCACTCCCGTAATCAATGGTTCCCTCTTGGGATCGGTTTGACCACCTTGATCCTCTTGGGCAGCTTTGCCTCAGTGGAAGGAG CTGCTCTGAAGCTGGATGCTTCACCAGATGTCAGCGCAACCGTGCTGAACCATTCTATGAGCTTGGTGCAGCGTATGGAGAGCCTACTGGCCGCCGGCAATGGCAGCGACGTCACCCTCCGCGTGCACACCATCAACACAGACGAAGTCAAGGTTATCCAAGCCCACAGCCTGGTTCTCACCATGCAGAGCGATGTGTTTGAGGAGCTGCTGCTCAACAGAAACAATGGCACGGTGGTGCTGAGGGAAACGCCTGACTGCGCCGCTGTTTTTGACAAGTTCATCAG GTACTTGTACTGTGGTGACGTGTCTGTGCGGCTGGATCAGGCTATTTCTCTGCACAAGCTGGCCAGCAAGTACCAAGTGTGGGGCTTGCAGCAAGGCCTGACCCAATACATGACACAGCATCTGTCTAGTGATTCCCCCACGGGCCACGTGGTGGCCTGGTACAACTATGCGCTGCAAACTGGAGACATGGCCCTGCGGGACAGCTGCCTGCAGTACCTGTCCTGGAACCTGTCCTCGGTGCTGCAGAGCCAGGAATGGGGTTCCATCAGCGAAGACCTGCTCCTGTCCTTGCTGCAGCGTTCAGATCTCATTTTGCAGAGCGAACTGGAGCTCTATGAGGCATTGGAGCTGTGGATCAACCAGAACCAGCCTGGGACTAAAACAGTGGAGACGGCCCTGAAGGCAGTTCGGTATGGCATGATTCCCCCTCAGTATCTCTTCCGCCTTCAGAAGCAATCCGCCCTCATGCAAAAGTACTACGAGTCCATCCGGGATCTCCTGTACCTCGCCTTCCAGTTCCATTCAGCCTCACCCATCACCTTGGCCAAATACTTTGATGTCAACTGCAGCATCTTCACTCCTCGCAACTACCTGTCCTCCTCCTGGGGCTCCCCTTGGATCATCAACAACCCAACCCGCGACGACCGCAGTTTCAGCTTCCAGACACAGCTGGGTCCCAGCGGCCACGACACCAGTAAACGCATCACTTGGAACTCCCTCTTCTCTCCTCGCTGGCTTCCTCTCAGCGCCAGGTCAACTTACACCGAGATGggcgccatgcagcccacacgCACCGAAGGAGGTCGACCTCGCATCATTGTCACACCGGCAACCTCTAGTTCAGACTTTGCCGGGGTGAGCTTCCAGAAGACGGTGATCGTGATGGCGAGACAGCAAGGGAAGGTGGTGGTTCGACACGTATACAACTTCCACCAAAGCACAGAGGAGGCCGGAGACTTCTTGGCGGGTGCCGACCTGCAGCGTCGTGCGTCAGACTACCTGATTGACAGCTCCCTCTATCTGCACGTTGTGATAAAACCGCTCTACCACACCCTCCTGGTTGCAAGGAAATAA